The Cuculus canorus isolate bCucCan1 chromosome 26, bCucCan1.pri, whole genome shotgun sequence genomic sequence CTTGTGGTTTTGCCATGTTCCTGTCTCGGCAGGTTGAACTGAAGTACAGCATGGGTCCAGGGAATGGAACTGCAGTTACTGAGTTCGTCCTAGACGGCTTCTCAGGGCTCACCCAAAGACTGCAGCTATTTCTCTCTCTGGTCATTCTGCTCATGTACCTGACAACAGTGATCGGGAATGCAACCATCATCTTCCTTGTGTGTGTGGATCACCACCTGCAAACCCCCATGTACTTTTTCATCAGCAATTTTGCCTTCCTGGAAATCTGGTTCACATCCTCCACAAGTATCAAGTTGTTTGTGATCCTGGGTTTTGGAAGGAGAACGATTTCACTAGGCACCTGCTTTGCTCAATCCTATTTCTATTTTGCCCTGGGCTGTACAGAGTTTGTTCTGCTTGTTGTCATGTCCTTTGATCGCTATGTTGCCATCTGCCAACCTTTGCATTATGCTGCCATCATGAAGCCTCAGCTCTGCATCTACTTAGTTGTTGCAGCTTGGGTCATAAGCCTCACACTCTTCAGTTACCGCCTGGTTCTCCTCTATCAGTTGACTTTCTGTGGCTCAAACAAGATCCACCATTTCTTCTGTGACAACTCCCCCTTATTCAAACTGTCCTGCTCTGACACCagtctgctttggaaaacagactCTGTTTTCTTGTCATTTGTCATCCTGGGTTCCTTATGTTTAACTCTGGCGTTCTACATGCGCATCCTTTTTAGTATTCTGCATCTTCCAGCAGCCTCTGGGAGGAATAAAGCTTTTACCACATGTTCTTCCCATCTCACCACCTTAGCTATCGCCTATGGGAGCTGCATTGCTCTCTATGCATGTCCTTCAGGAGATGTTCACTTAGAGACCAACAGAACTGTAGCTTTGCTGAACACTGTTCTGTACCCATTCTTAAATCCCTTCATCTACAGTCTTAGAAACAAGACTGTGATACAGGCCCTGAACAAAGCCATCGCCCATGAAACAATGCAGCTTTTCCCCTCATTGCGATGCATTTCTGGACAGCGATTCCACTGATCTGCTGTCATACTTCCAATAATATCAGTGCCTCCAAATACAGCTGCCTCAGCTTTATGCTCTTGTCGGATCTGTGGTGAGGGCATACGATCTGGGGATTATGTGTATGTAAAGTCttttgcagagaggactctgcgaaggaccattccaggtgCTCCTtatctccttcacagcaatcaaaatcaaggagcagagcccatggatccatcgcacccgactgaaaaaggcacataaatctccatgAAGGATCACGCgagtccaaccaggaaaattattttgatgttaATTTTAGTTAGTTTTGTTAGCTTTGTtctctctgctatgttatttgTTTGGAATTGGACAATGCTACAACAACGAACAACTTTGACTTCTATGTCATTCATGAGAATgtgttaaaagtaattttcaagcaaaatatccTCCAATTCCCCTTCAAGAGACAGATGATgcatttggcaaatgaatttgcccatgttaaaagaCAGGAGGgaattgatgagcaaaagcagatggGGGagttgggaatgctcactggaactcGTGCTGTTCGTTGGTAAAGGCCTTGAAAGCAGATCAGGGGAGCTGGCTTGCAGAAGTTCACTGGTAACAGGGCATGGGAATGTGGGCCCCAGCAGAACGCTGACTGCATCTTCTTCAGTGGTCTCAGAAGGGGACTGCACCTGCGCACACTTCGAggagaaaaaattcatcctgaggaaggctGTTGATTTCATCCCCGAGAGCTCGGCCCATGACCACCCGGAGGCACTACGCgggtgcaagactggagcaaaccttccagaactaattataatacgaagtggggaaaagttatgaatatgtagtaggcacttataacTGTGCATGTCTTTACTCTGtcagtagctgtttgttaagttacGCGGTGTGCAAGCGAGGAGGAGaatccccttgcaccccagtgctgggaataaacatatttgctttataactcatttttgggttatagggtcTGAAATCCACAGAACACTCAATGTCTtacagtgaggggcccaaaactgaacacagtattcaaggtgcggcctcaccagtgcacAGTACAGGAAGAGATTCCCGTCCCTGGACCtcctggccacactgtttcagATAAAAGCCGagatgctattggctttcttggctacctcgacacactgctggctcatgttcagtcagctgttgaccaacacccccaggtctctccctgccaggcagctttccagccattcttccccaaacCTGCAGCACTGCACGGGATTTTTGTGTCCCAGCAC encodes the following:
- the LOC128854646 gene encoding olfactory receptor 49-like, with protein sequence MFLSRQVELKYSMGPGNGTAVTEFVLDGFSGLTQRLQLFLSLVILLMYLTTVIGNATIIFLVCVDHHLQTPMYFFISNFAFLEIWFTSSTSIKLFVILGFGRRTISLGTCFAQSYFYFALGCTEFVLLVVMSFDRYVAICQPLHYAAIMKPQLCIYLVVAAWVISLTLFSYRLVLLYQLTFCGSNKIHHFFCDNSPLFKLSCSDTSLLWKTDSVFLSFVILGSLCLTLAFYMRILFSILHLPAASGRNKAFTTCSSHLTTLAIAYGSCIALYACPSGDVHLETNRTVALLNTVLYPFLNPFIYSLRNKTVIQALNKAIAHETMQLFPSLRCISGQRFH